A window of the Burkholderia sp. 9120 genome harbors these coding sequences:
- the ispE gene encoding 4-(cytidine 5'-diphospho)-2-C-methyl-D-erythritol kinase, giving the protein MIETSDSLRDCLAPAKLNLFLHITGRRPDGYHTLQTVFQLLDWGDTLHFKRRDDGLITRSTEITDVPAEHDLTVRAATLLKAHTGSREGVDIEIDKRLPMGAGLGGGSSDAATTLLALNRLWKLDLPRLELQELALKLGADVPFFVFGKNAFAEGVGEALAVVQLPPRHFLVVTPRVQVPTAAIFSEKALTRDSKPLIITDFPAELSCNTEWPESFGRNDMQQVVVGKYAEVAQVLRWFENVAPARMSGSGASVFAAFRSKVEAEAAQANLPSEWNSAVAASLEQHPLFTFAS; this is encoded by the coding sequence ATGATTGAAACCAGCGATTCGCTGCGCGATTGCCTCGCGCCCGCGAAACTCAACCTCTTCCTGCACATCACGGGCCGTCGGCCGGATGGCTATCACACCCTGCAAACGGTCTTCCAGTTGCTCGACTGGGGCGACACGCTGCACTTCAAACGTCGCGACGACGGACTGATCACGCGTAGCACCGAGATCACCGACGTACCGGCGGAACACGACCTCACAGTACGCGCCGCGACGCTATTGAAGGCGCATACGGGCTCGCGCGAAGGCGTCGACATCGAAATCGACAAGCGCCTGCCGATGGGCGCCGGCCTCGGCGGCGGCAGCTCCGACGCGGCGACCACGCTGCTTGCGCTGAACCGTCTGTGGAAGCTCGATCTGCCGCGCCTGGAACTGCAGGAACTGGCGCTGAAACTCGGCGCGGACGTGCCGTTCTTTGTTTTTGGAAAAAATGCGTTCGCAGAGGGTGTCGGCGAAGCATTAGCCGTTGTACAATTGCCGCCGCGCCATTTCCTAGTAGTGACGCCGAGAGTTCAGGTTCCCACTGCAGCGATTTTTTCCGAAAAAGCGTTGACAAGAGATTCGAAACCTCTCATAATTACGGACTTTCCTGCAGAACTTAGCTGCAACACTGAATGGCCGGAAAGTTTTGGCCGGAATGATATGCAGCAGGTTGTCGTAGGAAAATACGCGGAAGTAGCGCAAGTGCTGCGATGGTTTGAAAACGTCGCGCCAGCGCGGATGTCTGGATCAGGTGCAAGTGTCTTTGCAGCGTTTCGTAGTAAAGTTGAGGCAGAGGCGGCGCAAGCCAATCTACCCAGCGAATGGAACAGCGCAGTGGCCGCCAGTCTAGAGCAACATCCACTCTTTACTTTCGCGTCATAG
- a CDS encoding ribose-phosphate pyrophosphokinase → MSSHDGLMVFTGNANPALAQEVVKILGIPLGKAMVSRFSDGEIQVEIQENVRGKDVFVLQSTCAPANDNLMELMIMVDALKRASAGRITAAIPYFGYARQDRRPRSARVAISAKIVANMLEIAGVERIITMDLHADQIQGFFDIPVDNIYATPVLLGDLRKQNYENLLVVSPDVGGVVRARALAKQLNCDLAIIDKRRPKANIAEVMNIIGEVEGRTCVIMDDMVDTAGTLCKAAQVLKERGAKQVFAYATHPVLSGGAGERIAASALDELVVTDTIPLGEEARSCAKIRSLTSAGLLAETFSRIRRGDSVMSLFAES, encoded by the coding sequence ATGAGCAGCCATGACGGCCTGATGGTTTTTACTGGCAACGCAAATCCCGCGCTTGCACAGGAAGTCGTCAAAATCCTCGGTATTCCCCTCGGCAAAGCAATGGTTAGCCGTTTCTCGGACGGTGAAATCCAGGTCGAGATTCAGGAAAACGTGCGTGGCAAGGATGTTTTCGTCCTGCAGTCCACATGCGCACCGGCGAACGACAATCTGATGGAACTGATGATCATGGTCGATGCGCTCAAGCGCGCATCCGCTGGCCGGATCACCGCAGCCATCCCCTACTTCGGTTATGCCCGTCAAGATCGTCGCCCGCGTTCCGCGCGCGTCGCCATTTCGGCGAAGATCGTGGCGAACATGCTGGAGATCGCGGGCGTCGAGCGGATCATCACAATGGATCTGCACGCTGACCAGATTCAAGGTTTCTTCGACATCCCGGTCGACAATATCTACGCTACGCCCGTGCTGCTCGGCGATCTGCGCAAGCAGAACTACGAGAACCTGCTGGTCGTTTCGCCGGACGTCGGCGGCGTGGTGCGTGCCCGGGCTTTGGCGAAGCAACTGAACTGCGACCTCGCGATCATCGACAAGCGTCGCCCGAAGGCGAACATTGCCGAAGTGATGAACATCATCGGTGAAGTCGAAGGCCGTACCTGCGTGATCATGGACGACATGGTCGACACCGCCGGCACGCTCTGCAAGGCAGCTCAGGTTTTGAAGGAACGCGGTGCGAAGCAGGTGTTCGCTTACGCTACCCACCCGGTTCTGTCGGGCGGTGCAGGCGAGCGTATCGCCGCTTCCGCACTCGACGAACTCGTTGTCACGGACACGATCCCGCTCGGCGAAGAAGCCCGCTCGTGCGCAAAGATCCGTTCGCTGACCAGCGCCGGTTTGCTGGCCGAAACGTTCTCGCGGATTCGCCGCGGCGACTCGGTCATGTCACTGTTCGCTGAAAGTTAA
- a CDS encoding 50S ribosomal protein L25/general stress protein Ctc: MKVVAFERSLQGTGASRRLRIAGKTPGIVYGAGADTQLVELDHNALWHALKKEVFHSSILELEVAGKSQQVLLRDVQYHPFRQLVLHVDFQRVDAKKKLHTKVPLHFMNQESNPAVKLSSAVISHVINEIEIECLPSALPEFLEVDLATIEAGHSVHAKDIKLPAGVSLVAHVEAENPVIAAATIPAGAIAEGDAAAAAEGEKPAA; encoded by the coding sequence ATGAAAGTAGTCGCTTTCGAGCGTTCTTTGCAAGGTACGGGTGCGAGCCGCCGCCTGCGTATCGCGGGTAAGACCCCCGGTATCGTATATGGCGCTGGTGCTGACACGCAATTGGTCGAACTGGACCACAACGCACTGTGGCACGCGCTGAAGAAAGAAGTTTTCCACTCGTCGATCCTCGAATTGGAAGTGGCAGGCAAGTCGCAACAGGTTCTGCTGCGCGACGTGCAATACCACCCGTTCCGTCAGCTCGTGCTGCACGTGGACTTCCAACGTGTCGACGCGAAGAAGAAGTTGCACACCAAGGTGCCGCTGCACTTCATGAACCAGGAATCGAACCCGGCAGTCAAGCTGTCGAGCGCGGTGATTTCGCACGTCATCAACGAAATCGAAATCGAGTGCCTGCCGTCGGCACTGCCGGAATTCCTCGAAGTTGATCTGGCAACGATCGAAGCAGGTCACTCGGTTCACGCCAAGGACATCAAGCTGCCGGCAGGTGTGTCGCTGGTTGCTCACGTCGAAGCGGAAAATCCGGTGATCGCAGCTGCAACGATCCCGGCTGGCGCAATCGCTGAAGGCGACGCTGCCGCTGCTGCTGAAGGCGAAAAGCCGGCTGCTTAA
- the pth gene encoding aminoacyl-tRNA hydrolase has protein sequence MIKLIVGLGNPGAEYTATRHNAGFWLVDQLAREAGTTLRDERRFHGFYAKARLHGEEVHLLEPQTYMNRSGQSVVAVAQFFKILPDEILVAHDELDMPPGSVKLKLGGGSGGHNGLKDITAHLSSQQYWRLRIGIGHPRDLIPESARAGAKPDVANYVLKPPRREEQDVIDASVERALAVMPQIIKGELERAMTQLHRNP, from the coding sequence ATGATCAAGCTGATCGTCGGGCTCGGCAATCCGGGCGCCGAATACACCGCGACGCGCCACAACGCCGGCTTCTGGCTGGTCGATCAATTGGCGCGCGAAGCAGGCACGACGCTGCGCGACGAGCGGCGCTTCCACGGTTTCTACGCGAAGGCGCGGCTGCACGGCGAGGAAGTGCATCTGCTGGAACCGCAGACCTATATGAACCGCTCCGGTCAATCGGTGGTGGCGGTGGCGCAGTTCTTCAAAATTCTGCCCGACGAGATTCTGGTCGCGCATGACGAGCTCGACATGCCGCCCGGCAGCGTCAAGCTGAAACTGGGCGGTGGCAGCGGCGGCCATAACGGTCTGAAGGACATCACCGCGCATTTGTCGTCGCAGCAATATTGGCGACTGCGGATCGGCATTGGACATCCGCGTGACCTGATTCCCGAAAGCGCGCGTGCCGGCGCCAAGCCGGATGTCGCCAATTACGTGCTGAAGCCGCCGCGGCGTGAAGAGCAGGACGTCATCGATGCATCGGTTGAACGCGCGCTCGCTGTCATGCCGCAGATCATCAAGGGCGAACTGGAACGGGCGATGACGCAGCTGCATCGCAATCCGTGA
- the hisC gene encoding histidinol-phosphate transaminase — protein MSRYWSDVVHRLTPYVPGEQPVAAHPVKLNANENPYPPSPRVVEAIRRELGEAGESLRRYPDPTALKLRETVAAHHGIRAEQIFVGNGSDEVLAFTFQALLKHDEPLLFPDITYSFYPTYARLFEVEYKTIPLDDSFAIHVDDYATPNGGVLLPNPNAPTGRPLPLADIERLVARNTDSVVVIDEAYVDFGAESAIALLDRYPNLLVIQTVSKARSLAGMRVGFAFGHPALIDALNRVKDSFNSYPLDRLAQVAATAAYEDDAWFRDHCAKVIASRERLAAGLTALGFEVVPSAANLLFARHEGYDAATLVLRLREREIFVRHFKAPRIDQHLRISIGTEAECEILLAALRDIFSAYIG, from the coding sequence TTGAGCCGCTATTGGAGTGACGTCGTTCATCGCCTGACGCCGTATGTGCCGGGCGAACAGCCCGTGGCCGCGCATCCGGTGAAGCTGAATGCGAACGAGAATCCCTATCCGCCGTCACCGCGCGTGGTCGAGGCAATCCGCCGCGAGTTGGGCGAAGCCGGCGAGTCTCTGCGGCGCTATCCGGATCCGACGGCGCTCAAGCTGCGCGAAACAGTGGCCGCGCATCATGGCATCCGCGCCGAGCAGATCTTCGTGGGCAACGGCTCGGACGAAGTGCTCGCGTTCACGTTCCAGGCGCTGCTGAAGCACGACGAGCCCTTGCTGTTCCCGGATATCACGTACAGCTTTTATCCGACCTACGCGCGGCTGTTCGAGGTGGAATATAAAACCATTCCGCTGGACGACAGCTTCGCCATTCACGTCGACGATTACGCGACGCCGAATGGCGGCGTCCTGCTCCCGAATCCGAACGCGCCGACGGGCCGTCCGCTGCCGCTCGCCGATATCGAGCGTCTGGTCGCGCGCAACACCGATTCCGTCGTGGTGATCGACGAGGCCTACGTGGATTTCGGCGCGGAGTCAGCCATCGCGCTGCTGGACCGCTATCCGAATCTGCTTGTCATTCAGACCGTGTCGAAGGCGCGATCGCTTGCCGGTATGCGCGTCGGCTTTGCGTTCGGCCATCCGGCGCTGATCGATGCGCTGAACCGCGTGAAGGACAGCTTCAACTCGTATCCGCTCGACCGGCTGGCGCAGGTCGCCGCCACCGCAGCCTATGAAGACGACGCGTGGTTTCGCGACCATTGCGCCAAGGTGATTGCGAGCCGCGAGCGGCTGGCCGCGGGACTGACGGCGCTGGGTTTCGAGGTGGTGCCGTCGGCCGCGAATCTGCTGTTCGCGCGCCATGAGGGTTACGACGCCGCCACGCTCGTGTTGCGGCTCAGGGAGAGGGAGATTTTCGTGCGCCATTTCAAGGCGCCGCGCATTGACCAGCATTTGCGGATATCGATCGGCACCGAGGCCGAATGCGAGATTCTGCTGGCCGCGCTGCGCGATATTTTCAGCGCGTACATCGGGTAA
- a CDS encoding YfhL family 4Fe-4S dicluster ferredoxin, with the protein MALMITDECINCDVCEPECPNDAISMGPEIYVIDPKKCTECVGHFDEPQCIQVCPVECIPRDPEHLETPDGLMAKYHALVAAKEA; encoded by the coding sequence ATGGCCTTGATGATTACCGACGAGTGCATCAATTGCGACGTGTGCGAGCCCGAGTGCCCGAACGACGCGATTTCGATGGGCCCGGAAATCTATGTGATCGACCCGAAGAAATGCACCGAATGTGTCGGCCATTTCGACGAGCCGCAGTGTATTCAGGTGTGTCCGGTGGAGTGCATTCCGCGCGATCCCGAGCATCTGGAAACGCCCGATGGGTTGATGGCGAAGTACCACGCGCTGGTGGCGGCGAAAGAGGCGTGA
- the coaD gene encoding pantetheine-phosphate adenylyltransferase, which translates to MVVAVYPGTFDPLTRGHEDLVRRASSIFDTLVVGVADSRNKKPFFTLEERLDIAHEVLGHYPNVQVMSFKGLLKDFVRSNNARVIVRGLRAVSDFEYEFQMAGMNRYLLPDVETMFMTPSDQYQFISGTIVREIAQLGGDVSKFVFPSVEKWLKEKVAALDTSGEASAGQP; encoded by the coding sequence ATGGTAGTCGCCGTGTACCCGGGCACATTCGACCCGCTGACTCGCGGTCACGAAGACCTCGTGCGGCGCGCGTCGAGCATTTTCGACACGCTGGTGGTGGGCGTTGCCGACAGCCGCAACAAGAAGCCGTTCTTCACGCTGGAGGAGCGCCTCGACATCGCTCACGAAGTGCTCGGGCACTACCCGAACGTTCAGGTGATGAGCTTCAAGGGCCTGCTGAAGGACTTCGTGCGCAGCAATAACGCGCGGGTGATCGTGCGTGGCCTGCGCGCCGTGTCGGACTTCGAATACGAGTTTCAGATGGCCGGCATGAACCGCTATCTGCTGCCCGACGTCGAAACCATGTTCATGACGCCGTCCGATCAGTACCAGTTCATCTCCGGCACCATCGTGCGAGAAATCGCGCAATTGGGCGGCGATGTCAGCAAATTCGTGTTCCCGTCCGTCGAAAAATGGCTGAAAGAGAAGGTCGCCGCGCTGGATACCAGCGGTGAGGCGTCGGCGGGACAACCGTAA
- the rsmD gene encoding 16S rRNA (guanine(966)-N(2))-methyltransferase RsmD, giving the protein MPRSSSSRAHGASSKGGKPHAIRIIGGDWKRTPLPVLDLDGLRPTPDRVRETLFNWLGQDLEGQRCLDLFAGSGALGFEAASRGAARVLMVERNTRAAAQLRANQERLAARTIEIAEADGLRLAASLAPGSFDVVFLDPPFDAGLLDKALALAVPLISAEGFLYVETGEALELEGNETLAGWEIVRQGKAGAVHFHLLQRENKE; this is encoded by the coding sequence ATGCCCCGTTCTTCATCTTCACGCGCTCACGGCGCTTCGTCCAAAGGCGGCAAGCCGCACGCCATCCGTATCATTGGCGGCGACTGGAAGCGCACACCCTTGCCCGTGCTCGACCTCGACGGCCTGCGCCCCACGCCCGACCGCGTACGCGAAACGCTCTTCAACTGGCTCGGCCAGGATCTGGAAGGTCAGCGCTGCCTCGATCTGTTCGCCGGCAGCGGCGCGCTGGGCTTCGAGGCGGCTTCGCGCGGCGCGGCGCGGGTTCTGATGGTGGAGCGCAATACGCGCGCCGCCGCCCAGCTGCGCGCGAATCAGGAACGCCTCGCGGCGCGGACCATCGAAATCGCCGAAGCAGACGGCCTGCGGCTTGCTGCAAGCCTTGCGCCCGGCTCGTTCGACGTGGTGTTTCTCGATCCGCCATTCGACGCCGGTCTGCTCGACAAGGCGCTCGCGCTGGCCGTGCCGTTGATCAGCGCCGAAGGTTTCCTGTACGTGGAAACGGGCGAAGCGCTCGAACTCGAAGGCAACGAGACGCTAGCCGGCTGGGAAATCGTGCGGCAAGGGAAGGCGGGCGCTGTCCACTTTCATTTGCTGCAGCGCGAAAATAAGGAATAA
- the ftsY gene encoding signal recognition particle-docking protein FtsY has translation MFSFFKRFKGSKESDNAPEESQSAPEGEAPERAVETPAAPVAPAAPRPAVASAAPASAPAPVAAPIEPEPEEATLEEEYESAETPETVEIVPPPEQDAGAKRSWLTRLKTGLSKTSSSLTGIFVNAKIDDDLYEELETALLMSDAGVGATEFLLESLREKVRAERLTDPQQVKAALRTLLIDLLKPLEKSLMLGRAQPLVMMIAGVNGAGKTTSIGKLAKHLQSFDQSVLLAAGDTFRAAAREQLAIWGQRNNVTVVSQESGDPAAVIFDAVGAARARKIDVMMADTAGRLPTQLHLMEELRKVKRVIGKAQDGAPHEVLLVIDANNGQNALAQVKAFDDALGLTGLIVTKLDGTAKGGILAAIARQRPIPVYFIGVGEKVEDLQPFSAEEFSDALLGG, from the coding sequence ATGTTCAGCTTTTTCAAACGATTCAAGGGTTCGAAAGAGTCCGATAACGCGCCAGAAGAGTCGCAGTCCGCGCCGGAAGGCGAGGCGCCCGAGCGCGCGGTAGAGACGCCGGCCGCGCCTGTCGCGCCGGCGGCGCCACGTCCGGCGGTGGCTTCGGCCGCTCCTGCTTCTGCCCCGGCTCCTGTGGCCGCTCCAATCGAGCCGGAGCCGGAAGAAGCCACGCTCGAAGAAGAATACGAATCCGCGGAAACCCCAGAAACCGTCGAAATCGTCCCGCCTCCCGAGCAGGACGCAGGCGCCAAGCGCTCGTGGCTAACACGCCTGAAAACCGGCCTGTCGAAAACGAGTTCCAGCCTGACCGGCATTTTCGTCAACGCGAAGATTGACGACGACCTCTACGAAGAGCTCGAAACCGCGTTGTTGATGTCCGACGCGGGCGTCGGCGCCACCGAGTTCCTGCTCGAGTCGCTGCGTGAAAAAGTGCGCGCTGAGCGCCTCACCGATCCGCAACAGGTGAAAGCGGCGCTGCGCACTCTGCTGATCGACCTGCTCAAGCCGCTCGAAAAGTCGCTGATGCTCGGCCGCGCTCAGCCGCTCGTCATGATGATCGCCGGCGTGAACGGCGCGGGCAAAACCACCAGCATCGGCAAGCTCGCCAAGCATCTGCAGAGTTTCGACCAGTCGGTGCTGCTGGCCGCCGGCGACACGTTCCGCGCCGCCGCGCGCGAGCAATTGGCGATCTGGGGTCAGCGCAACAACGTCACGGTCGTGTCGCAGGAAAGCGGCGACCCGGCGGCGGTGATCTTCGACGCGGTCGGCGCCGCGCGAGCGCGCAAGATTGACGTGATGATGGCGGACACGGCCGGCCGTCTGCCGACCCAGTTGCATCTAATGGAAGAGCTGCGCAAGGTGAAGCGCGTGATCGGCAAGGCGCAAGACGGCGCGCCGCACGAAGTGCTGCTGGTGATCGACGCGAACAACGGCCAGAACGCGCTCGCGCAAGTGAAGGCTTTCGACGACGCGCTCGGCCTCACCGGCCTGATCGTTACCAAGCTCGACGGCACGGCAAAGGGCGGTATTCTCGCCGCAATCGCGCGGCAGCGGCCGATTCCGGTGTATTTCATCGGCGTTGGCGAAAAGGTCGAGGATTTGCAGCCGTTCAGCGCGGAAGAGTTTTCGGACGCGTTGCTGGGCGGTTGA
- the maiA gene encoding maleylacetoacetate isomerase: MKLYSYFRSSASYRVRIALNVKNLPYDYVPVHLVRDGGEQLKPEYRKVNLDGIVPTFVDGNEVMPQSLAIIEYLEETHPEPPLLPGTPAERAYVRSVALQVACEIHPLNNLRVLKYLKHTLCVDEDAKDAWYKHWVEAGFATLETHLAGDPRTGKLCFGDTPTLADACLIPQVFNAQRFKVDTAKFPTIQRIYDHAMQLDPFARAAPGAQPDAE; encoded by the coding sequence ATGAAGCTCTACAGCTACTTCCGCAGCTCGGCGTCCTACCGCGTGCGCATTGCATTGAACGTGAAGAACCTGCCGTACGACTACGTGCCGGTGCACCTGGTGCGCGATGGCGGCGAGCAGTTGAAGCCGGAGTATCGCAAGGTGAACCTGGACGGCATCGTGCCGACCTTCGTCGACGGCAATGAGGTGATGCCGCAGTCGCTCGCGATCATCGAGTATCTGGAGGAAACGCATCCGGAGCCGCCGCTGTTGCCGGGGACGCCGGCCGAGCGCGCGTATGTGCGCTCGGTGGCGTTGCAGGTGGCGTGCGAGATTCATCCGCTGAACAATCTGCGCGTGCTGAAGTATCTGAAGCACACGCTATGCGTGGATGAAGATGCGAAAGACGCGTGGTACAAGCATTGGGTCGAAGCGGGTTTCGCGACGCTGGAGACCCATCTGGCCGGCGACCCACGTACCGGCAAGCTGTGTTTCGGCGACACACCGACGCTCGCGGACGCCTGTCTGATCCCGCAAGTGTTCAATGCGCAGCGCTTCAAGGTCGATACGGCGAAGTTTCCGACGATTCAGCGCATCTACGATCACGCGATGCAGCTCGACCCGTTTGCTCGCGCGGCGCCTGGCGCGCAGCCGGACGCTGAGTGA
- a CDS encoding fumarylacetoacetate hydrolase family protein: MSYVFAPAPQVAVPVVGSSEQFAVRRIYCVGRNYEAHAREMGHDPDREPPFFFSKPADAVLYVAPGTTGEFPYPSRSKNVHFEMELVAAIGQGGKNIPADSALDHVYGYALGLDMTRRDLQAEAKKLGRPWDTAKGFDQSAPLGPIHPVTTVDHVGKGAIWLSVNGEEKQSSDVSQLIWSVAETIAYLSTLFELQTGDLIFTGTPEGVGAVVQGDLMKGGVDGLGEFSVRVV, from the coding sequence ATGAGTTACGTATTTGCACCCGCACCGCAGGTCGCGGTGCCGGTCGTGGGATCCAGCGAGCAATTCGCGGTGCGTCGCATCTACTGTGTGGGCCGCAATTACGAGGCGCACGCGCGCGAGATGGGACATGATCCCGACCGCGAACCGCCGTTCTTCTTCAGCAAGCCGGCCGATGCCGTGCTATACGTCGCACCCGGCACGACCGGCGAGTTCCCGTACCCGTCCCGGTCGAAAAACGTTCACTTCGAGATGGAGCTGGTGGCGGCGATCGGCCAGGGCGGCAAGAACATTCCGGCTGACAGCGCACTCGATCACGTCTATGGCTACGCGCTCGGTCTCGACATGACGCGCCGCGATCTGCAAGCCGAGGCGAAAAAGCTGGGCCGTCCGTGGGATACCGCGAAGGGCTTCGACCAATCGGCGCCGTTGGGCCCGATTCATCCGGTGACGACGGTGGATCACGTCGGCAAGGGCGCGATCTGGTTGTCGGTGAACGGCGAGGAAAAGCAAAGCTCGGACGTGTCGCAACTGATCTGGTCGGTGGCCGAGACGATTGCGTATCTGTCGACGCTGTTCGAACTGCAAACCGGCGATCTGATTTTCACCGGCACGCCGGAAGGGGTTGGCGCGGTGGTGCAGGGCGACCTGATGAAGGGCGGCGTGGACGGACTCGGCGAATTCAGTGTGCGCGTGGTCTGA
- the ybiB gene encoding DNA-binding protein YbiB has product MTDSADTVTPFPCARFIKEIGRGPNGARALTADDTRSLYSAMLDGRVAELELGAVLLAYRVKGETADELAAMLAGAHASFEPIHLPHGEFRPVSIPSYNGARKQPNLVPLLALLLAREGVPVLVHGVTEDPGRVTSAEIFTHLQIPHAHEHADIEDGLAERRLAFAPIGVLAPKLARLLALRRRMGVRNSTHTLVKILQPFAPAGLRLVNYTHPPYRDSLTQLFNTHPDAATGGALLARGTEGEAVADTRRQVQVDWLHDGVCETRVPHERSSPDAPEVDLPEAKDAPTTAAWIAAVLRGEAPVPSAIERQVELIVDVARMPV; this is encoded by the coding sequence ATGACCGACTCCGCCGACACCGTCACCCCCTTCCCTTGCGCCCGATTCATCAAGGAAATCGGCCGCGGCCCGAACGGCGCCCGCGCGCTGACCGCCGACGACACGCGCTCGCTCTACAGCGCGATGCTCGATGGCCGCGTGGCCGAGCTCGAACTCGGCGCGGTGCTGCTTGCGTACCGCGTAAAAGGCGAGACCGCCGATGAACTCGCCGCGATGCTGGCCGGCGCCCATGCGTCGTTCGAGCCGATTCATCTGCCGCACGGCGAGTTCCGGCCGGTGTCGATCCCCAGCTACAACGGCGCGCGCAAGCAACCCAACCTGGTACCGTTGCTCGCGCTGCTGCTGGCGCGTGAAGGCGTGCCGGTGCTGGTGCACGGCGTCACCGAAGATCCGGGTCGTGTGACCAGCGCGGAAATCTTCACGCATCTGCAGATTCCTCACGCACACGAGCACGCCGATATCGAAGACGGTCTCGCCGAGCGGCGTCTCGCGTTCGCGCCGATCGGCGTGCTCGCCCCGAAACTCGCGCGCCTGCTCGCGCTGCGGCGACGTATGGGCGTGCGCAATTCAACGCATACGCTGGTGAAGATCCTGCAGCCGTTCGCGCCGGCTGGACTGCGCCTCGTGAATTACACGCATCCGCCGTACCGGGACAGTCTCACGCAACTGTTCAACACGCATCCCGACGCGGCCACGGGCGGTGCGCTGCTGGCGCGCGGCACCGAAGGCGAAGCGGTGGCCGACACGCGGCGTCAGGTGCAGGTCGACTGGTTGCACGACGGCGTCTGCGAAACGCGCGTGCCGCACGAGCGCTCGTCGCCGGATGCGCCCGAGGTCGACTTGCCTGAGGCCAAAGACGCGCCGACCACCGCCGCATGGATCGCCGCCGTGTTGCGTGGCGAAGCGCCCGTCCCGAGCGCGATCGAGCGGCAAGTCGAACTGATCGTCGACGTCGCGAGAATGCCGGTTTGA
- a CDS encoding nuclear transport factor 2 family protein → MVAKMIEAIRGLERERFRAMVDGDGPSLDALLADNVSYVHTNGKRETKRQFIDGITAGRRRYRQIEVQSQEVLPVGRETCVVTGRALIEMEANNGALLFPIAYTAIHTQEDGQWRLIAWQATRCAIE, encoded by the coding sequence ATGGTGGCAAAGATGATCGAAGCGATTCGCGGGCTCGAGCGAGAGCGCTTCCGTGCGATGGTCGACGGCGACGGGCCCTCGCTCGACGCGCTGCTCGCGGATAACGTCAGCTATGTCCATACGAACGGCAAGCGGGAAACGAAGCGGCAGTTCATCGACGGAATCACCGCCGGGCGGCGGCGTTACCGGCAGATCGAGGTGCAGTCGCAAGAGGTCCTGCCGGTCGGCCGCGAGACCTGCGTCGTGACCGGCCGTGCGTTGATCGAGATGGAAGCGAATAACGGCGCGCTGTTGTTTCCGATTGCCTACACGGCCATTCATACGCAGGAAGACGGGCAATGGCGGTTGATCGCGTGGCAGGCGACCCGTTGTGCAATCGAGTGA
- a CDS encoding acyloxyacyl hydrolase, translating into MNNKNDVLRGLALKAACAALLIGASAAASADQFGVQIAGGLGDRHVKKLDLGFVWDPNLTWWQIGDWHFSLIGEAHVAWWHTNEGNVHDNIGEVGVTPIIRFIKGSGSLRPYAELGAGIRLLSSPRLSEKFTLGTAFQFADMAGVGLQFGSHQQYQAGYRFQHVSNGGIKEPNPGINFHQLYLQYNF; encoded by the coding sequence ATGAACAATAAGAACGATGTGTTGCGTGGTCTGGCGCTAAAAGCCGCGTGTGCGGCGTTGTTGATCGGCGCTTCGGCGGCGGCTTCGGCCGACCAGTTCGGCGTGCAGATCGCCGGCGGTCTCGGCGACCGGCACGTCAAGAAACTCGATCTCGGCTTCGTCTGGGATCCGAATCTGACCTGGTGGCAGATCGGCGACTGGCATTTCTCGCTGATCGGCGAAGCGCACGTGGCCTGGTGGCACACCAACGAAGGCAATGTGCACGACAACATCGGCGAAGTCGGTGTGACGCCGATCATCCGCTTCATCAAGGGAAGCGGGTCGCTGCGTCCGTACGCCGAACTGGGCGCGGGCATCCGGCTGCTGTCGAGTCCGCGGCTGTCCGAGAAGTTCACGCTCGGCACCGCGTTCCAGTTCGCCGACATGGCGGGCGTGGGCCTGCAGTTCGGCAGCCACCAGCAGTACCAGGCGGGCTACCGTTTCCAGCATGTTTCCAACGGTGGTATCAAAGAGCCGAATCCTGGTATAAATTTCCACCAGCTATATCTGCAATATAACTTCTGA